A genomic window from Prunus persica cultivar Lovell chromosome G2, Prunus_persica_NCBIv2, whole genome shotgun sequence includes:
- the LOC18786482 gene encoding uncharacterized protein LOC18786482 isoform X1: MDTLSSSVSTLKVPTLLSSTSSRELHQFNPQSPRTHKLPPQSHLHSTTKPNLISNKTPSFSHKLVSLSSTPSFLNSSATLSLNSSSSSDLHRKPATGYAAALLDIAQCNSSVHLVEKDIQRFLKLLHNKQVQAALANPFVGEKEKGQVVNLVAEKGRFNRHLVGLVKMLVRKNKVGIVKEVLEEFQRIYSELSGTAKKRFMTSIQLGVEYDGGWR, translated from the exons ATGGATACCCTGTCAAGCTCTGTCTCAACCCTCAAAGTCCCTACCCTTCTTTCATCAACATCATCTCGTGAGCTCCATCAATTCAATCCTCAAAGTCCCAGAACACACAAACTTCCTCCACAATCCCACCTTCACTCCACCACCAAACCCAACTTAATCTCCAACAAAACCCCCTCTTTCTCTCACAAGCTTGTCTCTTTATCTTCAACCCCCTCCTTCTTGAACTCCTCTGCaaccctctctctcaattcttcATCATCCTCTGATCTCCATAGAAAACCAGCAACTGGGTATGCCGCTGCTCTGCTAGACATAGCTCAATGCAACAGTTCTGTTCATTTGGTTGAGAAGGACATTCAGAGGTTCTTGAAATTGCTCCACAATAAGCAAGTCCAAGCTGCCTTGGCCAACCCTTTTGTGggtgagaaagaaaagggcCAAGTAGTGAACTTGGTGGCAGAGAAAGGGAGATTCAAtaggcatttggtgggtttggtgaAGATGCTGGTTAGGAAAAATAAGGTGGGGATTGTGAAAGAAGTGTTGGAGGAGTTCCAGAGGATTTACAGTGAGTTGTCTGGGACTGCTAAGAAG AGGTTCATGACCAGCATTCAGCTGGGTGTAGAATATGATGGTGGGTGGAGATAA
- the LOC18786482 gene encoding uncharacterized protein LOC18786482 isoform X2: MDTLSSSVSTLKVPTLLSSTSSRELHQFNPQSPRTHKLPPQSHLHSTTKPNLISNKTPSFSHKLVSLSSTPSFLNSSATLSLNSSSSSDLHRKPATGYAAALLDIAQCNSSVHLVEKDIQRFLKLLHNKQVQAALANPFVGEKEKGQVVNLVAEKGRFNRHLVGLVKMLVRKNKVGIVKEVLEEFQRIYSELSGTAKKKCPNFFQY, from the exons ATGGATACCCTGTCAAGCTCTGTCTCAACCCTCAAAGTCCCTACCCTTCTTTCATCAACATCATCTCGTGAGCTCCATCAATTCAATCCTCAAAGTCCCAGAACACACAAACTTCCTCCACAATCCCACCTTCACTCCACCACCAAACCCAACTTAATCTCCAACAAAACCCCCTCTTTCTCTCACAAGCTTGTCTCTTTATCTTCAACCCCCTCCTTCTTGAACTCCTCTGCaaccctctctctcaattcttcATCATCCTCTGATCTCCATAGAAAACCAGCAACTGGGTATGCCGCTGCTCTGCTAGACATAGCTCAATGCAACAGTTCTGTTCATTTGGTTGAGAAGGACATTCAGAGGTTCTTGAAATTGCTCCACAATAAGCAAGTCCAAGCTGCCTTGGCCAACCCTTTTGTGggtgagaaagaaaagggcCAAGTAGTGAACTTGGTGGCAGAGAAAGGGAGATTCAAtaggcatttggtgggtttggtgaAGATGCTGGTTAGGAAAAATAAGGTGGGGATTGTGAAAGAAGTGTTGGAGGAGTTCCAGAGGATTTACAGTGAGTTGTCTGGGACTGCTAAGAAG AAatgcccaaatttttttcaatactAG
- the LOC18786408 gene encoding ras-related protein RABA3, with amino-acid sequence MNQEMNGVDADQVQRVAQEINGQEKIDYVFKVVVIGDSAVGKTQILSRFTKNEFCFDSKSTIGVEFQTRTVTIKGKLIKAQIWDTAGQERYRAVTSAYYRGALGAMLVYDITKRQTFDHVARWVEELRAHADNSIVIMLVGNKADLGEQRDVPTEDAVEFAEDQGLFFSETSAFSGENVDTAFFSVLEKIYGVVSKKALECGNGNKSNGVALKGAKIDVISGSELEISEMKKLSACSC; translated from the exons ATGAACCAAGAAATGAATGGGGTTGACGCTGATCAGGTTCAGAGGGTAGCTCAGGAGATTAATGGGCAAGAAAAGATAGACTATGTGTTCAAGGTGGTGGTTATTGGAGACTCAGCAGTTGGGAAGACTCAGATTCTGTCCAGGTTTACTAAGAATGAGTTCTGCTTTGACTCCAAGTCCACAATTGGGGTTGAGTTCCAGACTAGGACTGTCACCATTAAAGGCAAACTCATCAAAGCCCAGATCTGGGATACTGCTGGCCAAGAAAG GTATAGAGCAGTAACAAGTGCATACTATAGAGGTGCATTAGGGGCAATGCTGGTGTATGACATTACCAAGAGGCAGACCTTTGATCATGTTGCTAGGTGGGTGGAGGAACTCCGGGCTCACGCTGACAATTCGATCGTGATCATGCTGGTTGGGAACAAAGCTGATCTTGGGGAGCAGAGAGATGTGCCCACAGAAGATGCAGTTGAGTTTGCTGAGGATCAAGGGCTGTTCTTCTCTGAGACATCAGCCTTCAGTGGTGAGAATGTGGACACTGCATTCTTTAGTGTCCTAGAGAAGATATATGGGGTGGTGTCTAAGAAGGCATTGGAATGTGGCAATGGAAACAAATCCAATGGGGTTGCTCTTAAAGGAGCTAAAATTGATGTTATTTCTGGGTCTGAGTTGGAAATTAGTGAGATGAAGAAATTGTCTGCTTGCTCTTGTTGA